The following proteins are encoded in a genomic region of Cricetulus griseus strain 17A/GY chromosome 7, alternate assembly CriGri-PICRH-1.0, whole genome shotgun sequence:
- the Hnrnph1 gene encoding heterogeneous nuclear ribonucleoprotein H isoform X16, which translates to MMLGAEGGEGFVVKVRGLPWSCSADEVQRFFSDCKIQNGAQGIRFIYTREGRPSGEAFVELESEDEVKLALKKDRETMGHRYVEVFKSNNVEMDWVLKHTGPNSPDTANDGFVRLRGLPFGCSKEEIVQFFSGLEIVPNGITLPVDFQGRSTGEAFVQFASQEIAEKALKKHKERIGHRYIEIFKSSRAEVRTHYDPPRKLMAMQRPGPYDRPGAGRGYNSIGRGAGFERMRRGAYGGGYGGYDDYNGYNDGYGFGSDRFGRGMSDHRYGDGGSTFQSTTGHCVHMRGLPYRATENDIYNFFSPLNPVRVHIEIGPDGRVTGEADVEFATHEDAVAAMSKDKANMQHRYVELFLNSTAGASGGAYGSQMLGGMGLSNQSSYGGPASQQLSGGYGGGYGGQSSMSGYGSQGAVNSSYYNSGSRASMGVNGMGGMSSMSSMSGGWGM; encoded by the exons ATGATGCTGGGCGCAGAAGGTGGAGAGGGCTTCGTGGTGAAGGTCCGGGGCTTGCCCTGGTCCTGCTCCGCGGATGAAGTGCAGCGGTTTTTTTCTG actgCAAAATTCAAAATGGGGCCCAAGGTATTCGTTTCATCTACACCAGAGAAGGCAGACCGAGTGGCGAGGCTTTTGTTGAACTTGAATCAGAAGATGAAGTCAAATTGGCCttgaaaaaagacagagaaactaTGGGACACAGATATGTTGAAG TATTCAAGTCAAACAACGTTGAAATGGATTGGGTGTTGAAGCATACTGGTCCAAATAGTCCTGACACGGCCAATGATGGCTTTGTACGGCTTAGAGGACTCCCTTTTGGATGTAGCAAGGAAGAAATTGTTCAGTTTTTCTCAG GGTTGGAAATCGTGCCAAATGGGATAACATTGCCGGTGGACTTCCAGGGGAGGAGTACGGGGGAGGCCTTCGTGCAGTTTGCTTCACAGGAAATAGCTGAAAAGGCTCTAAAGAAACACAAGGAAAGAATAGGGCACAG gtatattgaaatatttaagaGCAGTCGAGCTGAAGTTAGAACTCATTATGATCCACCACGAAAACTTATGGCCATGCAGCGGCCAGGTCCCTATGACAGACCTGGGGCTGGCAGAGGGTATAACAGCATTGGCAGAGGAGCTGGTTTTGAGAGAATGAGGCGTGGTGCTTATGGTggag GCTATGGAGGCTATGATGATTACAATGGCTATAATGATGGCTATGGATTTGGCTCGGATAGATTTGGAAGAG GAATGTCTGACCACAGATACGGGGATGGTGGATCTACTTTCCAGAGTACAACGGGACACTGTGTACACATGCGGGGATTACCATACAGAGCTACTGAGAATGACATTTATAAT tttttttcaccACTCAACCCTGTGAGAGTACATATTGAGATTGGACCCGATGGCAGAGTAACTGGTGAAGCAGATGTCGAGTTTGCAACCCATGAAGATGCTGTTGCAGCTATGTCAAAAGACAAAGCAAATATGC aaCACAGATATGTAGAACTCTTCTTGAATTCTACAGCAGGAGCAAGCGGTGGTGCTTACGGTAGCCAAATGCTAGGAGGCATGGGTTTGT CAAACCAGTCCAGTTACGGTGGCCCAGCCAGCCAGCAACTGAGTGGTGGTTATGGAGGTGGCTACGGTGGCCAGAGCAGCATGAGTGGATatg GTAGCCAAGGAGCAGTGAACAGCAGCTACTACAATAGCGGAAGCCGTGCATCTATGGGCGTGAATGGAATGGGAGGGATGTCTAGCATGTCCAGTATGAGTGGTGGATGGGGAATGTAA
- the Hnrnph1 gene encoding heterogeneous nuclear ribonucleoprotein H isoform X20, whose amino-acid sequence MMLGAEGGEGFVVKVRGLPWSCSADEVQRFFSDCKIQNGAQGIRFIYTREGRPSGEAFVELESEDEVKLALKKDRETMGHRYVEVFKSNNVEMDWVLKHTGPNSPDTANDGFVRLRGLPFGCSKEEIVQFFSGLEIVPNGITLPVDFQGRSTGEAFVQFASQEIAEKALKKHKERIGHRYIEIFKSSRAEVRTHYDPPRKLMAMQRPGPYDRPGAGRGYNSIGRGAGFERMRRGAYGGGYGGYDDYNGYNDGYGFGSDRFGRGMSDHRYGDGGSTFQSTTGHCVHMRGLPYRATENDIYNFFSPLNPVRVHIEIGPDGRVTGEADVEFATHEDAVAAMSKDKANMQHRYVELFLNSTAGASGGAYGSQMLGGMGLSNQSSYGGPASQQLSGGYGGGYGGQSSMSGYDQVLQENSSDFQSNIA is encoded by the exons ATGATGCTGGGCGCAGAAGGTGGAGAGGGCTTCGTGGTGAAGGTCCGGGGCTTGCCCTGGTCCTGCTCCGCGGATGAAGTGCAGCGGTTTTTTTCTG actgCAAAATTCAAAATGGGGCCCAAGGTATTCGTTTCATCTACACCAGAGAAGGCAGACCGAGTGGCGAGGCTTTTGTTGAACTTGAATCAGAAGATGAAGTCAAATTGGCCttgaaaaaagacagagaaactaTGGGACACAGATATGTTGAAG TATTCAAGTCAAACAACGTTGAAATGGATTGGGTGTTGAAGCATACTGGTCCAAATAGTCCTGACACGGCCAATGATGGCTTTGTACGGCTTAGAGGACTCCCTTTTGGATGTAGCAAGGAAGAAATTGTTCAGTTTTTCTCAG GGTTGGAAATCGTGCCAAATGGGATAACATTGCCGGTGGACTTCCAGGGGAGGAGTACGGGGGAGGCCTTCGTGCAGTTTGCTTCACAGGAAATAGCTGAAAAGGCTCTAAAGAAACACAAGGAAAGAATAGGGCACAG gtatattgaaatatttaagaGCAGTCGAGCTGAAGTTAGAACTCATTATGATCCACCACGAAAACTTATGGCCATGCAGCGGCCAGGTCCCTATGACAGACCTGGGGCTGGCAGAGGGTATAACAGCATTGGCAGAGGAGCTGGTTTTGAGAGAATGAGGCGTGGTGCTTATGGTggag GCTATGGAGGCTATGATGATTACAATGGCTATAATGATGGCTATGGATTTGGCTCGGATAGATTTGGAAGAG GAATGTCTGACCACAGATACGGGGATGGTGGATCTACTTTCCAGAGTACAACGGGACACTGTGTACACATGCGGGGATTACCATACAGAGCTACTGAGAATGACATTTATAAT tttttttcaccACTCAACCCTGTGAGAGTACATATTGAGATTGGACCCGATGGCAGAGTAACTGGTGAAGCAGATGTCGAGTTTGCAACCCATGAAGATGCTGTTGCAGCTATGTCAAAAGACAAAGCAAATATGC aaCACAGATATGTAGAACTCTTCTTGAATTCTACAGCAGGAGCAAGCGGTGGTGCTTACGGTAGCCAAATGCTAGGAGGCATGGGTTTGT CAAACCAGTCCAGTTACGGTGGCCCAGCCAGCCAGCAACTGAGTGGTGGTTATGGAGGTGGCTACGGTGGCCAGAGCAGCATGAGTGGATatg ACCAAGTTTTACAGGAAAACTCCAGTGATTTTCAATCAAACATTGCATAg
- the Hnrnph1 gene encoding heterogeneous nuclear ribonucleoprotein H isoform X12: MMLGAEGGEGFVVKVRGLPWSCSADEVQRFFSDCKIQNGAQGIRFIYTREGRPSGEAFVELESEDEVKLALKKDRETMGHRYVEVFKSNNVEMDWVLKHTGPNSPDTANDGFVRLRGLPFGCSKEEIVQFFSGLEIVPNGITLPVDFQGRSTGEAFVQFASQEIAEKALKKHKERIGHRYIEIFKSSRAEVRTHYDPPRKLMAMQRPGPYDRPGAGRGYNSIGRGAGFERMRRGAYGGGYGGYDDYNGYNDGYGFGSDRFGRGMSDHRYGDGGSTFQSTTGHCVHMRGLPYRATENDIYNFFSPLNPVRVHIEIGPDGRVTGEADVEFATHEDAVAAMSKDKANMQHRYVELFLNSTAGASGGAYEHRYVELFLNSTAGASGGAYGSQMMGGMGLSNQSSYGGPASQQLSGGYGGGYGGQSSMSGYGSQGAVNSSYYNSGSRASMGVNGMGGMSSMSSMSGGWGM, translated from the exons ATGATGCTGGGCGCAGAAGGTGGAGAGGGCTTCGTGGTGAAGGTCCGGGGCTTGCCCTGGTCCTGCTCCGCGGATGAAGTGCAGCGGTTTTTTTCTG actgCAAAATTCAAAATGGGGCCCAAGGTATTCGTTTCATCTACACCAGAGAAGGCAGACCGAGTGGCGAGGCTTTTGTTGAACTTGAATCAGAAGATGAAGTCAAATTGGCCttgaaaaaagacagagaaactaTGGGACACAGATATGTTGAAG TATTCAAGTCAAACAACGTTGAAATGGATTGGGTGTTGAAGCATACTGGTCCAAATAGTCCTGACACGGCCAATGATGGCTTTGTACGGCTTAGAGGACTCCCTTTTGGATGTAGCAAGGAAGAAATTGTTCAGTTTTTCTCAG GGTTGGAAATCGTGCCAAATGGGATAACATTGCCGGTGGACTTCCAGGGGAGGAGTACGGGGGAGGCCTTCGTGCAGTTTGCTTCACAGGAAATAGCTGAAAAGGCTCTAAAGAAACACAAGGAAAGAATAGGGCACAG gtatattgaaatatttaagaGCAGTCGAGCTGAAGTTAGAACTCATTATGATCCACCACGAAAACTTATGGCCATGCAGCGGCCAGGTCCCTATGACAGACCTGGGGCTGGCAGAGGGTATAACAGCATTGGCAGAGGAGCTGGTTTTGAGAGAATGAGGCGTGGTGCTTATGGTggag GCTATGGAGGCTATGATGATTACAATGGCTATAATGATGGCTATGGATTTGGCTCGGATAGATTTGGAAGAG GAATGTCTGACCACAGATACGGGGATGGTGGATCTACTTTCCAGAGTACAACGGGACACTGTGTACACATGCGGGGATTACCATACAGAGCTACTGAGAATGACATTTATAAT tttttttcaccACTCAACCCTGTGAGAGTACATATTGAGATTGGACCCGATGGCAGAGTAACTGGTGAAGCAGATGTCGAGTTTGCAACCCATGAAGATGCTGTTGCAGCTATGTCAAAAGACAAAGCAAATATGC aaCACAGATATGTAGAACTCTTCTTGAATTCTACAGCAGGAGCAAGCGGTGGTGCTTACG AACACAGATATGTAGAACTCTTCTTGAATTCTACAGCAGGAGCAAGCGGTGGTGCTTATGGTAGCCAAATGATGGGAGGCATGGGCTTGT CAAACCAGTCCAGTTACGGTGGCCCAGCCAGCCAGCAACTGAGTGGTGGTTATGGAGGTGGCTACGGTGGCCAGAGCAGCATGAGTGGATatg GTAGCCAAGGAGCAGTGAACAGCAGCTACTACAATAGCGGAAGCCGTGCATCTATGGGCGTGAATGGAATGGGAGGGATGTCTAGCATGTCCAGTATGAGTGGTGGATGGGGAATGTAA
- the Hnrnph1 gene encoding heterogeneous nuclear ribonucleoprotein H isoform X19, whose amino-acid sequence MMLGAEGGEGFVVKVRGLPWSCSADEVQRFFSDCKIQNGAQGIRFIYTREGRPSGEAFVELESEDEVKLALKKDRETMGHRYVEVFKSNNVEMDWVLKHTGPNSPDTANDGFVRLRGLPFGCSKEEIVQFFSGLEIVPNGITLPVDFQGRSTGEAFVQFASQEIAEKALKKHKERIGHRYIEIFKSSRAEVRTHYDPPRKLMAMQRPGPYDRPGAGRGYNSIGRGAGFERMRRGAYGGGYGGYDDYNGYNDGYGFGSDRFGRDLNYCFSGMSDHRYGDGGSTFQSTTGHCVHMRGLPYRATENDIYNFFSPLNPVRVHIEIGPDGRVTGEADVEFATHEDAVAAMSKDKANMQHRYVELFLNSTAGASGGAYGSQMLGGMGLSNQSSYGGPASQQLSGGYGGGYGGQSSMSGYDQVLQENSSDFQSNIA is encoded by the exons ATGATGCTGGGCGCAGAAGGTGGAGAGGGCTTCGTGGTGAAGGTCCGGGGCTTGCCCTGGTCCTGCTCCGCGGATGAAGTGCAGCGGTTTTTTTCTG actgCAAAATTCAAAATGGGGCCCAAGGTATTCGTTTCATCTACACCAGAGAAGGCAGACCGAGTGGCGAGGCTTTTGTTGAACTTGAATCAGAAGATGAAGTCAAATTGGCCttgaaaaaagacagagaaactaTGGGACACAGATATGTTGAAG TATTCAAGTCAAACAACGTTGAAATGGATTGGGTGTTGAAGCATACTGGTCCAAATAGTCCTGACACGGCCAATGATGGCTTTGTACGGCTTAGAGGACTCCCTTTTGGATGTAGCAAGGAAGAAATTGTTCAGTTTTTCTCAG GGTTGGAAATCGTGCCAAATGGGATAACATTGCCGGTGGACTTCCAGGGGAGGAGTACGGGGGAGGCCTTCGTGCAGTTTGCTTCACAGGAAATAGCTGAAAAGGCTCTAAAGAAACACAAGGAAAGAATAGGGCACAG gtatattgaaatatttaagaGCAGTCGAGCTGAAGTTAGAACTCATTATGATCCACCACGAAAACTTATGGCCATGCAGCGGCCAGGTCCCTATGACAGACCTGGGGCTGGCAGAGGGTATAACAGCATTGGCAGAGGAGCTGGTTTTGAGAGAATGAGGCGTGGTGCTTATGGTggag GCTATGGAGGCTATGATGATTACAATGGCTATAATGATGGCTATGGATTTGGCTCGGATAGATTTGGAAGAG ACCTCAATTATTGTTTTTCAGGAATGTCTGACCACAGATACGGGGATGGTGGATCTACTTTCCAGAGTACAACGGGACACTGTGTACACATGCGGGGATTACCATACAGAGCTACTGAGAATGACATTTATAAT tttttttcaccACTCAACCCTGTGAGAGTACATATTGAGATTGGACCCGATGGCAGAGTAACTGGTGAAGCAGATGTCGAGTTTGCAACCCATGAAGATGCTGTTGCAGCTATGTCAAAAGACAAAGCAAATATGC aaCACAGATATGTAGAACTCTTCTTGAATTCTACAGCAGGAGCAAGCGGTGGTGCTTACGGTAGCCAAATGCTAGGAGGCATGGGTTTGT CAAACCAGTCCAGTTACGGTGGCCCAGCCAGCCAGCAACTGAGTGGTGGTTATGGAGGTGGCTACGGTGGCCAGAGCAGCATGAGTGGATatg ACCAAGTTTTACAGGAAAACTCCAGTGATTTTCAATCAAACATTGCATAg
- the Hnrnph1 gene encoding heterogeneous nuclear ribonucleoprotein H isoform X13, with protein sequence MMLGAEGGEGFVVKVRGLPWSCSADEVQRFFSDCKIQNGAQGIRFIYTREGRPSGEAFVELESEDEVKLALKKDRETMGHRYVEVFKSNNVEMDWVLKHTGPNSPDTANDGFVRLRGLPFGCSKEEIVQFFSGLEIVPNGITLPVDFQGRSTGEAFVQFASQEIAEKALKKHKERIGHRYIEIFKSSRAEVRTHYDPPRKLMAMQRPGPYDRPGAGRGYNSIGRGAGFERMRRGAYGGGYGGYDDYNGYNDGYGFGSDRFGRDLNYCFSGMSDHRYGDGGSTFQSTTGHCVHMRGLPYRATENDIYNFFSPLNPVRVHIEIGPDGRVTGEADVEFATHEDAVAAMSKDKANMQHRYVELFLNSTAGASGGAYEHRYVELFLNSTAGASGGAYANQSSYGGPASQQLSGGYGGGYGGQSSMSGYGSQGAVNSSYYNSGSRASMGVNGMGGMSSMSSMSGGWGM encoded by the exons ATGATGCTGGGCGCAGAAGGTGGAGAGGGCTTCGTGGTGAAGGTCCGGGGCTTGCCCTGGTCCTGCTCCGCGGATGAAGTGCAGCGGTTTTTTTCTG actgCAAAATTCAAAATGGGGCCCAAGGTATTCGTTTCATCTACACCAGAGAAGGCAGACCGAGTGGCGAGGCTTTTGTTGAACTTGAATCAGAAGATGAAGTCAAATTGGCCttgaaaaaagacagagaaactaTGGGACACAGATATGTTGAAG TATTCAAGTCAAACAACGTTGAAATGGATTGGGTGTTGAAGCATACTGGTCCAAATAGTCCTGACACGGCCAATGATGGCTTTGTACGGCTTAGAGGACTCCCTTTTGGATGTAGCAAGGAAGAAATTGTTCAGTTTTTCTCAG GGTTGGAAATCGTGCCAAATGGGATAACATTGCCGGTGGACTTCCAGGGGAGGAGTACGGGGGAGGCCTTCGTGCAGTTTGCTTCACAGGAAATAGCTGAAAAGGCTCTAAAGAAACACAAGGAAAGAATAGGGCACAG gtatattgaaatatttaagaGCAGTCGAGCTGAAGTTAGAACTCATTATGATCCACCACGAAAACTTATGGCCATGCAGCGGCCAGGTCCCTATGACAGACCTGGGGCTGGCAGAGGGTATAACAGCATTGGCAGAGGAGCTGGTTTTGAGAGAATGAGGCGTGGTGCTTATGGTggag GCTATGGAGGCTATGATGATTACAATGGCTATAATGATGGCTATGGATTTGGCTCGGATAGATTTGGAAGAG ACCTCAATTATTGTTTTTCAGGAATGTCTGACCACAGATACGGGGATGGTGGATCTACTTTCCAGAGTACAACGGGACACTGTGTACACATGCGGGGATTACCATACAGAGCTACTGAGAATGACATTTATAAT tttttttcaccACTCAACCCTGTGAGAGTACATATTGAGATTGGACCCGATGGCAGAGTAACTGGTGAAGCAGATGTCGAGTTTGCAACCCATGAAGATGCTGTTGCAGCTATGTCAAAAGACAAAGCAAATATGC aaCACAGATATGTAGAACTCTTCTTGAATTCTACAGCAGGAGCAAGCGGTGGTGCTTACG AACACAGATATGTAGAACTCTTCTTGAATTCTACAGCAGGAGCAAGCGGTGGTGCTTATG CAAACCAGTCCAGTTACGGTGGCCCAGCCAGCCAGCAACTGAGTGGTGGTTATGGAGGTGGCTACGGTGGCCAGAGCAGCATGAGTGGATatg GTAGCCAAGGAGCAGTGAACAGCAGCTACTACAATAGCGGAAGCCGTGCATCTATGGGCGTGAATGGAATGGGAGGGATGTCTAGCATGTCCAGTATGAGTGGTGGATGGGGAATGTAA
- the Hnrnph1 gene encoding heterogeneous nuclear ribonucleoprotein H isoform X14, producing the protein MMLGAEGGEGFVVKVRGLPWSCSADEVQRFFSDCKIQNGAQGIRFIYTREGRPSGEAFVELESEDEVKLALKKDRETMGHRYVEVFKSNNVEMDWVLKHTGPNSPDTANDGFVRLRGLPFGCSKEEIVQFFSGLEIVPNGITLPVDFQGRSTGEAFVQFASQEIAEKALKKHKERIGHRYIEIFKSSRAEVRTHYDPPRKLMAMQRPGPYDRPGAGRGYNSIGRGAGFERMRRGAYGGGYGGYDDYNGYNDGYGFGSDRFGRDLNYCFSGMSDHRYGDGGSTFQSTTGHCVHMRGLPYRATENDIYNFFSPLNPVRVHIEIGPDGRVTGEADVEFATHEDAVAAMSKDKANMQHRYVELFLNSTAGASGGAYGSQMLGGMGLSNQSSYGGPASQQLSGGYGGGYGGQSSMSGYGSQGAVNSSYYNSGSRASMGVNGMGGMSSMSSMSGGWGM; encoded by the exons ATGATGCTGGGCGCAGAAGGTGGAGAGGGCTTCGTGGTGAAGGTCCGGGGCTTGCCCTGGTCCTGCTCCGCGGATGAAGTGCAGCGGTTTTTTTCTG actgCAAAATTCAAAATGGGGCCCAAGGTATTCGTTTCATCTACACCAGAGAAGGCAGACCGAGTGGCGAGGCTTTTGTTGAACTTGAATCAGAAGATGAAGTCAAATTGGCCttgaaaaaagacagagaaactaTGGGACACAGATATGTTGAAG TATTCAAGTCAAACAACGTTGAAATGGATTGGGTGTTGAAGCATACTGGTCCAAATAGTCCTGACACGGCCAATGATGGCTTTGTACGGCTTAGAGGACTCCCTTTTGGATGTAGCAAGGAAGAAATTGTTCAGTTTTTCTCAG GGTTGGAAATCGTGCCAAATGGGATAACATTGCCGGTGGACTTCCAGGGGAGGAGTACGGGGGAGGCCTTCGTGCAGTTTGCTTCACAGGAAATAGCTGAAAAGGCTCTAAAGAAACACAAGGAAAGAATAGGGCACAG gtatattgaaatatttaagaGCAGTCGAGCTGAAGTTAGAACTCATTATGATCCACCACGAAAACTTATGGCCATGCAGCGGCCAGGTCCCTATGACAGACCTGGGGCTGGCAGAGGGTATAACAGCATTGGCAGAGGAGCTGGTTTTGAGAGAATGAGGCGTGGTGCTTATGGTggag GCTATGGAGGCTATGATGATTACAATGGCTATAATGATGGCTATGGATTTGGCTCGGATAGATTTGGAAGAG ACCTCAATTATTGTTTTTCAGGAATGTCTGACCACAGATACGGGGATGGTGGATCTACTTTCCAGAGTACAACGGGACACTGTGTACACATGCGGGGATTACCATACAGAGCTACTGAGAATGACATTTATAAT tttttttcaccACTCAACCCTGTGAGAGTACATATTGAGATTGGACCCGATGGCAGAGTAACTGGTGAAGCAGATGTCGAGTTTGCAACCCATGAAGATGCTGTTGCAGCTATGTCAAAAGACAAAGCAAATATGC aaCACAGATATGTAGAACTCTTCTTGAATTCTACAGCAGGAGCAAGCGGTGGTGCTTACGGTAGCCAAATGCTAGGAGGCATGGGTTTGT CAAACCAGTCCAGTTACGGTGGCCCAGCCAGCCAGCAACTGAGTGGTGGTTATGGAGGTGGCTACGGTGGCCAGAGCAGCATGAGTGGATatg GTAGCCAAGGAGCAGTGAACAGCAGCTACTACAATAGCGGAAGCCGTGCATCTATGGGCGTGAATGGAATGGGAGGGATGTCTAGCATGTCCAGTATGAGTGGTGGATGGGGAATGTAA
- the Hnrnph1 gene encoding heterogeneous nuclear ribonucleoprotein H isoform X11, with amino-acid sequence MMLGAEGGEGFVVKVRGLPWSCSADEVQRFFSDCKIQNGAQGIRFIYTREGRPSGEAFVELESEDEVKLALKKDRETMGHRYVEVFKSNNVEMDWVLKHTGPNSPDTANDGFVRLRGLPFGCSKEEIVQFFSGLEIVPNGITLPVDFQGRSTGEAFVQFASQEIAEKALKKHKERIGHRYIEIFKSSRAEVRTHYDPPRKLMAMQRPGPYDRPGAGRGYNSIGRGAGFERMRRGAYGGGYGGYDDYNGYNDGYGFGSDRFGRDLNYCFSGMSDHRYGDGGSTFQSTTGHCVHMRGLPYRATENDIYNFFSPLNPVRVHIEIGPDGRVTGEADVEFATHEDAVAAMSKDKANMQHRYVELFLNSTAGASGGAYEHRYVELFLNSTAGASGGAYGSQMMGGMGLSNQSSYGGPASQQLSGGYGGGYGGQSSMSGYGSQGAVNSSYYNSGSRASMGVNGMGGMSSMSSMSGGWGM; translated from the exons ATGATGCTGGGCGCAGAAGGTGGAGAGGGCTTCGTGGTGAAGGTCCGGGGCTTGCCCTGGTCCTGCTCCGCGGATGAAGTGCAGCGGTTTTTTTCTG actgCAAAATTCAAAATGGGGCCCAAGGTATTCGTTTCATCTACACCAGAGAAGGCAGACCGAGTGGCGAGGCTTTTGTTGAACTTGAATCAGAAGATGAAGTCAAATTGGCCttgaaaaaagacagagaaactaTGGGACACAGATATGTTGAAG TATTCAAGTCAAACAACGTTGAAATGGATTGGGTGTTGAAGCATACTGGTCCAAATAGTCCTGACACGGCCAATGATGGCTTTGTACGGCTTAGAGGACTCCCTTTTGGATGTAGCAAGGAAGAAATTGTTCAGTTTTTCTCAG GGTTGGAAATCGTGCCAAATGGGATAACATTGCCGGTGGACTTCCAGGGGAGGAGTACGGGGGAGGCCTTCGTGCAGTTTGCTTCACAGGAAATAGCTGAAAAGGCTCTAAAGAAACACAAGGAAAGAATAGGGCACAG gtatattgaaatatttaagaGCAGTCGAGCTGAAGTTAGAACTCATTATGATCCACCACGAAAACTTATGGCCATGCAGCGGCCAGGTCCCTATGACAGACCTGGGGCTGGCAGAGGGTATAACAGCATTGGCAGAGGAGCTGGTTTTGAGAGAATGAGGCGTGGTGCTTATGGTggag GCTATGGAGGCTATGATGATTACAATGGCTATAATGATGGCTATGGATTTGGCTCGGATAGATTTGGAAGAG ACCTCAATTATTGTTTTTCAGGAATGTCTGACCACAGATACGGGGATGGTGGATCTACTTTCCAGAGTACAACGGGACACTGTGTACACATGCGGGGATTACCATACAGAGCTACTGAGAATGACATTTATAAT tttttttcaccACTCAACCCTGTGAGAGTACATATTGAGATTGGACCCGATGGCAGAGTAACTGGTGAAGCAGATGTCGAGTTTGCAACCCATGAAGATGCTGTTGCAGCTATGTCAAAAGACAAAGCAAATATGC aaCACAGATATGTAGAACTCTTCTTGAATTCTACAGCAGGAGCAAGCGGTGGTGCTTACG AACACAGATATGTAGAACTCTTCTTGAATTCTACAGCAGGAGCAAGCGGTGGTGCTTATGGTAGCCAAATGATGGGAGGCATGGGCTTGT CAAACCAGTCCAGTTACGGTGGCCCAGCCAGCCAGCAACTGAGTGGTGGTTATGGAGGTGGCTACGGTGGCCAGAGCAGCATGAGTGGATatg GTAGCCAAGGAGCAGTGAACAGCAGCTACTACAATAGCGGAAGCCGTGCATCTATGGGCGTGAATGGAATGGGAGGGATGTCTAGCATGTCCAGTATGAGTGGTGGATGGGGAATGTAA